From one Spiroplasma endosymbiont of Panorpa germanica genomic stretch:
- the argF gene encoding ornithine carbamoyltransferase — translation MALNLRGKSLRTLLDFSPREIRYLLDLARDLKRAKYAGNEIPKLVGKNICLLFQKDSTRTRCAFEVAALDQGARVTYLGPSGSQMGKKESVEDTAKVLGRMYDGIEFRGYKQEDVEILINHSGVPVFNGLTDKYHPTQILADFMTIIEERGELKGKKLVYFGDAKNNMGNSLMIGAAKMGMHFVAAAPKKYWPEDSLVKECQAIAKETGAKIEFNEDPKAAAKDADVLYTDVWVSMGEPAEVWESRVKELKPYQVNMDLLKQAKSDALFMHCLPAFHDLNTEVGIDINKKFGLKEMEVTDEVFRSKNSVVFEEAENRVHSIKAVMVAMIGN, via the coding sequence ATGGCCTTAAATTTAAGAGGAAAAAGTCTTAGAACTTTACTAGATTTCTCACCAAGAGAAATTAGATATTTATTGGATTTAGCAAGAGATTTAAAAAGAGCTAAATACGCAGGAAATGAAATTCCAAAATTAGTTGGTAAAAACATTTGTCTGTTATTTCAAAAAGACTCAACAAGAACAAGATGTGCGTTTGAAGTAGCTGCATTAGATCAAGGGGCTAGAGTTACGTATTTAGGACCTAGTGGTTCGCAAATGGGTAAAAAAGAATCTGTTGAAGATACTGCCAAAGTTCTTGGTAGAATGTATGATGGAATTGAATTTAGAGGTTACAAACAAGAAGATGTTGAAATTCTGATAAATCATTCAGGCGTTCCAGTATTTAACGGTTTAACCGATAAATATCACCCAACCCAAATTCTAGCCGACTTTATGACAATCATTGAAGAACGCGGAGAATTAAAAGGTAAAAAATTAGTTTACTTTGGTGATGCCAAAAATAACATGGGAAATTCATTGATGATCGGGGCCGCTAAAATGGGTATGCATTTTGTGGCAGCTGCTCCTAAAAAATATTGACCCGAAGATAGCTTAGTAAAAGAGTGTCAAGCAATCGCAAAAGAAACTGGAGCTAAAATTGAATTTAACGAAGATCCAAAAGCTGCAGCAAAAGATGCTGATGTTCTATATACTGATGTTTGAGTTTCAATGGGAGAACCTGCAGAAGTTTGAGAATCAAGAGTTAAAGAACTAAAACCTTACCAAGTAAATATGGATTTATTGAAACAAGCTAAATCTGATGCATTATTTATGCACTGTTTGCCTGCCTTCCATGACCTAAATACTGAAGTAGGGATAGATATTAACAAAAAATTTGGTTTAAAAGAGATGGAAGTAACTGATGAAGTGTTCCGTTCAAAAAATTCAGTTGTTTTCGAAGAAGCTGAAAACCGTGTTCATTCAATAAAAGCTGTAATGGTTGCAATGATTGGAAATTAA
- the ruvB gene encoding Holliday junction branch migration DNA helicase RuvB: MSSQAFRPRNWKEYFGQENIINNLKVYVSSAKIQGKSLDNILIHGPSGMGKTSLAYLISKVMGQKIHILNGPSLQKPSDLISTLTSIKEKEILFIDEIHAVTKEVLEILYPVLEENKLSVIIGKDYNSKVINLKIPDITIIVATTELNKLPFPFSNRFAINLHLKNYNVIEISQIILNASEKIGLKLTDKLAVFLANHCKQVPRVAINILKRIYDYIIYEENEVITEERLKNILAKMNIYDYGLTDIDINYLLILKEYQPIGIETISHIASTPISVILSVIEPPLLIQNLIKRTSKGRMLTDSGLTVLFKNNFHQKKE, encoded by the coding sequence ATGAGCAGTCAAGCTTTTAGACCCAGAAATTGAAAGGAATATTTTGGTCAAGAAAATATTATTAATAATTTAAAAGTTTATGTAAGTTCTGCTAAAATTCAAGGTAAGTCACTGGATAATATTTTAATTCATGGTCCGAGTGGAATGGGGAAAACTTCGTTAGCTTATCTTATATCAAAAGTTATGGGACAAAAAATTCATATTTTAAATGGACCAAGTTTGCAAAAACCAAGTGATCTTATATCAACATTAACTTCTATTAAAGAAAAAGAAATTCTTTTTATCGATGAAATTCATGCCGTTACTAAAGAAGTTCTAGAAATACTTTATCCCGTTTTAGAAGAAAATAAATTGAGTGTAATAATTGGTAAGGATTATAACTCAAAGGTTATAAATTTAAAAATACCTGATATCACAATAATCGTGGCAACCACAGAATTAAATAAATTGCCTTTTCCTTTTTCAAATCGATTTGCGATAAATTTACATTTAAAAAATTATAATGTAATTGAAATAAGCCAAATAATTCTTAATGCTAGTGAAAAAATCGGATTAAAATTAACCGATAAACTAGCAGTTTTTCTAGCTAATCATTGTAAACAAGTTCCAAGAGTTGCTATTAATATTTTAAAGCGTATCTATGACTATATAATTTATGAAGAAAATGAGGTAATAACCGAAGAACGCTTAAAAAATATTTTGGCTAAAATGAATATCTATGATTATGGATTAACTGATATAGACATAAATTATCTACTTATTTTAAAAGAATATCAACCGATCGGAATTGAAACAATTTCACACATTGCTTCAACTCCGATTTCTGTCATTTTATCAGTTATTGAGCCACCATTACTTATTCAAAATCTAATTAAAAGAACATCAAAAGGTCGGATGTTGACTGATTCGGGATTAACGGTTTTATTTAAAAATAATTTTCACCAAAAGAAAGAATAA
- the rpsU gene encoding 30S ribosomal protein S21, protein MASVTLHEGEPIEKALKRFQKVASANKAEARKREYHLSKKEKRIYKQKQNRKFG, encoded by the coding sequence ATGGCTAGTGTTACTTTACACGAAGGTGAACCAATCGAAAAAGCATTAAAACGTTTTCAAAAAGTTGCTTCAGCAAATAAAGCAGAAGCTCGTAAACGCGAATATCACTTAAGTAAAAAAGAAAAACGTATTTACAAACAAAAACAAAACCGCAAATTTGGCTAG
- the coaBC gene encoding bifunctional phosphopantothenoylcysteine decarboxylase/phosphopantothenate--cysteine ligase CoaBC → MKKINLIVTGGIGASKSYELYLLLKKKYDVSVMLSKNAKYFVDFKDTPIHSDIFQKDFYDPHSTGEHIAKTYESDFNIVYPATYNFIGKIASGICDDLPSLIFAASSSHSWLFPSMNSRMYLNPIFERNKDLLKADNKIHWIEPKTGRLASGEIGIGRSLEPKEAFEIIESYNNKYLKLRNKKVLINFGRTRTYLDKIRYLTNESSGQMGLEILNVLKEFSVPTQAIVGDCDFDIKSISNLKRVKTNQEMLEAMVDNFSQSQIVICAAALNDFEFSNYYDKKLDKRSIDIQNYKIDLKESVDVLRELGKIKTNQILVGFSLANDFDLQKSWIKMAEKNLDILILNLTSAMSNNQTEIKILISKSKKVINFLPKSKAETSLDILNIIEDYI, encoded by the coding sequence ATGAAAAAAATCAATTTAATTGTAACTGGTGGGATCGGTGCTAGCAAGAGTTATGAGTTGTATCTCTTACTAAAGAAAAAATACGATGTAAGTGTAATGTTATCGAAAAACGCGAAATATTTTGTTGATTTTAAAGATACCCCTATTCATAGTGATATTTTTCAAAAAGATTTTTATGATCCTCACAGTACTGGTGAACATATTGCTAAAACTTATGAATCAGACTTTAATATCGTCTATCCTGCAACCTATAACTTTATTGGTAAAATAGCATCAGGGATTTGTGATGATTTACCATCTTTAATTTTTGCAGCAAGTAGTTCGCATAGTTGGTTATTCCCAAGCATGAATTCAAGAATGTATTTGAACCCCATCTTCGAAAGAAATAAAGACCTACTTAAAGCTGATAATAAAATTCATTGAATTGAGCCAAAGACCGGAAGATTAGCCAGTGGTGAAATCGGAATCGGAAGATCATTAGAACCCAAAGAAGCTTTTGAAATTATTGAATCTTATAATAATAAGTACTTAAAATTAAGGAATAAAAAAGTTCTAATTAATTTTGGTCGCACTCGAACTTATCTTGATAAAATCCGCTATTTAACTAATGAAAGTTCTGGTCAAATGGGATTGGAAATATTAAATGTATTAAAAGAATTTTCAGTTCCAACACAAGCAATAGTTGGTGATTGCGACTTTGACATCAAAAGCATTTCTAATTTGAAGAGAGTCAAAACTAATCAAGAAATGCTAGAAGCTATGGTTGATAATTTTTCTCAATCACAAATAGTTATTTGTGCTGCCGCCTTAAATGATTTTGAGTTTTCAAATTATTATGATAAAAAATTAGATAAGCGAAGCATTGATATTCAAAACTATAAAATTGATTTAAAAGAGAGTGTTGATGTATTAAGAGAGCTTGGCAAGATTAAAACGAATCAAATTCTGGTTGGCTTTTCACTAGCAAACGATTTTGATCTGCAAAAATCTTGAATTAAAATGGCTGAAAAAAATCTGGACATCCTAATTTTAAATCTAACTTCAGCTATGAGCAATAATCAAACAGAGATTAAAATACTAATTTCTAAATCTAAAAAAGTTATTAATTTTTTACCAAAATCAAAAGCCGAGACTTCTTTAGATATTTTGAATATAATAGAGGATTATATTTAA
- the arcC gene encoding carbamate kinase, which produces MSKIVVAIGGNALGDSPDEQKQIVKNTAKHLANIIASGNQLVIVHGNGPQVGMINLGFDLAHKSDAKSPIVDFPECGSMSQGYIGYHLQQALKNELNKMKINKEVGSLITQTVVDKNDQAFSNATKPIGSFYDANTAKDLARKNNWSIKEDSGRGWRRVIASPKPIDIIEKNIIISMIESGIVPIVAGGGGIPVFKQGEDLIGIAAVIDKDFAAAKVAEIIEADQLIILTAVESIMINYKKPEQKALSEVTKDELLEHIKDNQFAPGSMLPKVEAAISFAEKGKNNLAIIGSLEKVKEVLAGKSGTKIKI; this is translated from the coding sequence ATGAGTAAAATTGTTGTAGCAATCGGAGGAAACGCACTTGGTGATAGTCCTGATGAGCAAAAACAAATAGTTAAAAATACAGCTAAGCATTTAGCGAACATTATTGCTTCAGGCAATCAACTTGTTATCGTTCATGGAAACGGTCCTCAAGTTGGAATGATTAATTTAGGTTTTGATTTAGCTCATAAAAGCGATGCTAAATCACCAATTGTTGATTTTCCTGAATGCGGAAGCATGAGTCAAGGTTACATTGGTTATCATTTACAACAAGCTCTAAAAAACGAGCTTAATAAAATGAAAATCAACAAAGAAGTTGGTAGTTTAATTACTCAAACAGTTGTTGATAAAAATGATCAAGCTTTTAGTAACGCAACCAAACCCATTGGTTCTTTCTATGATGCAAATACTGCAAAAGATTTAGCCAGAAAAAATAACTGGTCTATTAAAGAGGATTCAGGTAGGGGTTGAAGAAGGGTGATTGCTTCACCTAAACCAATTGATATCATTGAGAAAAATATTATTATATCAATGATTGAAAGCGGTATTGTTCCTATTGTTGCCGGAGGCGGAGGAATCCCTGTCTTTAAACAAGGGGAAGATTTAATTGGTATTGCAGCTGTAATCGATAAAGATTTTGCTGCTGCTAAGGTTGCTGAAATTATTGAAGCCGATCAATTAATAATATTAACTGCCGTTGAAAGTATTATGATCAATTATAAAAAACCTGAACAAAAAGCTTTAAGCGAAGTAACAAAAGATGAATTACTTGAACATATTAAGGATAACCAGTTTGCTCCAGGTAGTATGTTGCCTAAAGTTGAGGCAGCTATTAGTTTTGCAGAAAAGGGTAAAAATAATCTAGCCATCATTGGTAGTTTAGAAAAAGTTAAAGAAGTTTTAGCCGGAAAATCAGGAACTAAAATTAAGATATAA
- a CDS encoding arginine deiminase — translation MSKINVFSEIGKLKEVLVHRPGNELENLTPDLLDRLLFDDIPFLKVAQFEHDRFTKLLTENGVVVKYIENLVAETLDQNPDLRDGFINKFIEEAKVKKEYAKDFKDFLSKMSNIDMVRQMIGGTKKIELDEKDKTEYPFIADPLPNVLFQRDPFASVGNKVTIHKMWSETRNRETLFPDFVFDNHKDYKNNVEKVYQREYKDFIEGGDILVLNKETLIIGVSQRTSHQAVDKLAENLFKGEETFKKIIVLDLPKTRSYMHLDTVFTNIDFDKFIVHPLIFDAISEFKIFEITKEGKTEIKKPLIEFLSSIVGKEVQLIKCGGSDEIAAGREQWNDGTNVITIAPGKVIAYERNWVTIDLLKKAGVEVIVTPSSELSRGRGGPRCMTMPLVREDLK, via the coding sequence ATGAGCAAAATTAATGTATTTTCTGAAATAGGAAAATTAAAAGAAGTTTTAGTACACCGTCCAGGAAATGAACTAGAAAACTTAACACCAGATTTACTGGATCGTTTATTATTTGATGACATACCATTCTTAAAAGTAGCACAATTTGAACATGATAGGTTTACCAAGTTGCTAACAGAAAATGGTGTTGTTGTTAAATATATAGAGAATTTAGTGGCAGAAACACTTGACCAAAACCCAGATTTAAGAGATGGTTTTATTAACAAATTTATTGAAGAAGCAAAAGTTAAAAAAGAATACGCTAAAGATTTTAAAGACTTTTTATCAAAAATGTCAAATATCGACATGGTAAGACAAATGATTGGTGGAACTAAAAAAATAGAATTGGATGAAAAAGATAAAACAGAATATCCATTTATAGCCGATCCATTACCAAACGTTTTATTCCAAAGAGATCCATTTGCATCAGTTGGTAATAAAGTTACAATTCACAAAATGTGAAGTGAAACAAGAAATCGTGAAACTCTTTTTCCAGACTTTGTTTTTGATAATCACAAAGATTATAAAAATAATGTAGAAAAAGTTTATCAAAGAGAATATAAAGACTTTATCGAAGGTGGTGACATCTTGGTATTGAATAAGGAAACTTTAATAATTGGAGTTTCTCAAAGAACAAGTCACCAAGCGGTTGATAAACTTGCCGAGAACTTGTTCAAAGGAGAAGAAACATTTAAAAAAATTATAGTATTAGATTTACCAAAAACTAGAAGCTACATGCACCTAGATACAGTTTTCACAAATATTGATTTTGATAAATTTATTGTGCATCCATTAATTTTCGATGCAATTAGTGAATTTAAAATATTTGAAATAACAAAAGAAGGAAAAACAGAAATTAAGAAACCTTTAATTGAATTTTTAAGTTCAATAGTTGGAAAAGAAGTTCAACTAATCAAATGTGGTGGTTCAGATGAAATTGCTGCAGGAAGAGAACAATGAAATGATGGAACAAATGTTATAACAATTGCTCCAGGTAAAGTAATTGCTTATGAAAGAAATTGAGTAACAATTGACTTACTAAAAAAGGCTGGGGTTGAAGTAATTGTAACTCCAAGTAGCGAACTTTCTCGTGGTAGAGGTGGTCCTCGTTGTATGACAATGCCTTTAGTAAGAGAAGATTTAAAATAG
- a CDS encoding isochorismatase family protein: protein MKKALLIVDYQFDFVNPKGSLYVKNAEKLADYINQLINSFKADNQFVFASKDWHPENHYSFEKWGKHCQKNTNGAELCIPTKDIDFTILKGQNQDAESYSAFFDEKGNSNGLDEKMKELEIAEIIVVGVATDICVAKTVGDAIKLGYKTTLDLQGCAGFSDKITF, encoded by the coding sequence ATGAAAAAAGCCTTACTAATAGTAGATTACCAATTTGATTTTGTAAATCCAAAAGGGAGTCTTTATGTTAAAAATGCAGAAAAACTAGCAGATTATATAAATCAACTGATAAATAGTTTTAAAGCAGATAATCAATTTGTTTTTGCCTCAAAAGATTGACACCCAGAAAATCACTATTCATTTGAAAAATGAGGAAAACATTGTCAAAAAAATACAAATGGTGCAGAACTTTGCATTCCAACTAAAGATATCGACTTTACAATTTTAAAAGGACAAAATCAAGATGCAGAAAGTTATAGCGCCTTCTTTGATGAAAAAGGAAATAGCAATGGACTTGATGAAAAAATGAAAGAGTTAGAGATTGCTGAAATTATAGTAGTTGGAGTTGCCACTGATATTTGTGTAGCTAAAACTGTCGGTGATGCCATAAAATTAGGCTATAAAACCACTTTAGACTTACAAGGTTGTGCTGGTTTTAGTGATAAAATAACTTTTTAG
- the ruvA gene encoding Holliday junction branch migration protein RuvA, producing MHYVIGKIQEITRKYLIIQTEQNIGYKFNHFKVLGDEDFNQDHPKDRVYLAEVKSDFESFIYCFRNEQSQSLFLELNKIKTVGTKTAKLIMKNFRYEDFLEIVRNNEYEKLEDLKNIGSFTAKVIINELQKVYFKITYNSKQLSVIESLQKLGYNQKRIYQAVSKIDNNLKIEEMFQKVLGRVVENEQSSF from the coding sequence ATGCATTATGTAATTGGTAAAATTCAAGAAATAACAAGAAAATATCTAATAATTCAAACAGAACAAAATATCGGATATAAATTTAATCATTTTAAGGTTTTAGGTGACGAAGATTTTAACCAGGATCATCCAAAAGACAGGGTTTATTTAGCTGAAGTAAAATCAGATTTTGAATCATTTATTTATTGTTTCAGAAACGAGCAAAGTCAAAGCCTCTTTTTAGAGCTTAATAAAATCAAAACTGTTGGAACCAAAACCGCCAAACTAATAATGAAGAATTTTAGATATGAGGATTTTTTAGAAATTGTTAGAAATAATGAATACGAGAAACTTGAAGATTTGAAAAATATTGGTTCTTTTACCGCAAAGGTTATTATTAACGAGTTACAAAAGGTTTACTTTAAAATTACTTATAACTCTAAGCAACTAAGTGTTATTGAAAGTTTGCAAAAGCTTGGATATAACCAAAAAAGAATTTATCAAGCAGTCAGTAAAATTGATAACAATTTAAAAATTGAAGAAATGTTTCAAAAAGTTTTAGGAAGAGTGGTTGAAAATGAGCAGTCAAGCTTTTAG
- a CDS encoding YfcC family protein produces MTKKEKKSSGQFETSSNSRSGKKKKFKMPTSFTILFFIIFVVVIFTWIGSLSGWTYNLRRPIAWESDGSGNPIPNEWETVSQTVKGTGILDIFLAMTKGFVDKAEINIFIICLGGFLSIIMKTKALEAFTQSITRKLGKNAIWVIPVLVTFFSFCGSTYGMAEETLGFYMIVIPLMIAAGFDSFTALMIVLFGAGTGVVASTVNPFLIGLAVESSGLENITTSTGMAFRWISWVIFTLFTIGFIMWYANRVKNNPQKSVVFETAEKDKIFFLGESVEEVNFTKKRIGTLVVFLITFLIMILYLVGWDSIIGGTGAAEAGEWFNKYVFFLSGLIPGFGEGGLAEVACFFIISSLIVALIDWKGEEDYVDGFIAGSRDMLGVCLVIAVAAGLGFIMSSSGIQTLIITGLSSGLGGLGTLPFVIVSFLIFLPLSFLIPSTSGFATAIFPLWGPVAGGISASAASGSITAFSFASGTLNLFTPTSGVVMGALGIAKIEYSKLFKGAWIYILGTVLISIVLLSLGTLLPSPIF; encoded by the coding sequence ATGACAAAAAAAGAAAAGAAAAGTTCTGGACAATTTGAAACAAGTTCAAATTCCAGATCGGGTAAAAAAAAGAAATTTAAAATGCCCACGTCGTTTACGATATTGTTTTTCATAATATTTGTTGTTGTTATATTTACGTGAATTGGTAGTCTATCTGGGTGAACTTATAATTTAAGAAGACCCATCGCATGAGAATCTGACGGTTCGGGTAATCCAATTCCAAATGAATGAGAAACAGTAAGTCAAACTGTAAAAGGAACCGGTATATTAGATATTTTCTTGGCAATGACCAAAGGGTTTGTTGACAAGGCTGAAATTAATATTTTCATAATCTGTTTGGGAGGATTCTTAAGTATAATTATGAAAACAAAAGCTTTAGAAGCTTTTACCCAATCAATAACTAGAAAATTAGGGAAAAACGCAATTTGAGTAATCCCAGTATTAGTTACTTTCTTTAGTTTCTGTGGTTCAACTTATGGTATGGCCGAAGAAACATTAGGATTTTATATGATTGTTATTCCTTTAATGATTGCAGCAGGATTTGATAGTTTTACAGCTCTAATGATTGTTTTATTTGGAGCTGGAACAGGGGTGGTTGCATCAACTGTTAACCCATTCCTAATCGGTCTAGCTGTTGAATCTTCAGGACTAGAAAATATAACAACTAGTACAGGAATGGCATTCCGTTGAATCAGTTGAGTTATTTTCACATTATTCACAATAGGATTTATTATGTGATATGCTAATCGTGTAAAAAATAATCCACAAAAATCTGTAGTTTTTGAAACTGCAGAAAAAGATAAAATTTTCTTCCTTGGTGAATCAGTTGAGGAAGTGAATTTCACTAAAAAAAGAATAGGAACACTTGTAGTTTTCTTGATCACATTCTTGATTATGATTTTATACCTAGTTGGTTGAGATAGCATTATTGGTGGGACCGGAGCTGCTGAAGCAGGAGAATGATTTAACAAATACGTATTCTTCTTATCTGGATTAATTCCAGGATTTGGAGAAGGTGGACTTGCAGAAGTTGCTTGTTTCTTCATAATCAGTTCTTTAATTGTTGCTTTGATTGATTGAAAAGGCGAAGAAGATTATGTTGACGGTTTCATTGCCGGAAGTAGAGATATGTTAGGAGTTTGTTTAGTTATCGCTGTTGCTGCTGGACTTGGTTTCATTATGAGCTCAAGTGGTATTCAAACTTTAATTATTACAGGACTTTCAAGTGGACTTGGTGGACTTGGAACACTTCCTTTTGTTATAGTTTCATTCCTTATATTCTTACCATTATCATTCTTGATTCCATCAACATCTGGATTTGCAACTGCAATATTCCCTCTATGAGGACCAGTAGCTGGAGGAATTAGTGCATCAGCTGCTAGTGGTTCGATCACTGCATTCTCGTTTGCTTCTGGAACTTTAAATTTATTTACTCCAACTTCAGGAGTTGTAATGGGAGCATTAGGAATTGCTAAAATAGAATACTCAAAACTATTTAAAGGTGCATGAATTTACATTCTAGGAACTGTATTAATTTCAATTGTATTATTATCGTTAGGTACATTATTACCTTCACCAATATTTTAG
- a CDS encoding YqeG family HAD IIIA-type phosphatase, translating to MKNKNNNRNFLLLNYFKPSIYLRSYKKINLSSLKKSGIKVILCDLDNTLIGWNQRVPNADIMNFIKNVKENGLEFVLFSNNIRSRVQNFAKKAGIENYFWDCKKPLLGKMKVVKKLLPFDDSEMIMIGDQLITDILVANRAHIKSILVSPISKINEDSKLVKFLENFIYKSLSQKNILQEGFYTEGEIGGNYEIL from the coding sequence GTGAAAAATAAAAATAATAATCGAAATTTTTTACTTTTGAACTACTTTAAGCCCTCAATTTATCTTAGAAGTTACAAAAAAATAAATCTTAGCAGTTTGAAAAAAAGTGGAATTAAGGTAATTTTATGTGACTTAGATAATACTTTAATTGGTTGAAATCAAAGAGTTCCCAATGCTGATATAATGAATTTCATTAAAAACGTTAAGGAAAACGGTTTAGAATTTGTTTTGTTTTCAAATAATATTCGAAGTCGTGTTCAAAATTTTGCCAAAAAAGCTGGAATTGAAAATTACTTTTGAGATTGCAAAAAACCACTTTTAGGTAAAATGAAAGTTGTAAAAAAACTTTTACCATTTGATGATTCTGAAATGATTATGATTGGTGATCAATTAATAACAGATATTTTAGTAGCAAACCGAGCGCACATTAAAAGTATTTTGGTTTCACCAATTAGTAAAATTAACGAAGATAGCAAACTTGTAAAATTCCTTGAGAACTTTATTTACAAAAGCTTATCTCAAAAAAACATCCTTCAAGAAGGATTCTATACAGAAGGTGAAATAGGAGGTAACTATGAAATTCTCTAG